In one Deinococcus sp. QL22 genomic region, the following are encoded:
- a CDS encoding imelysin family protein, producing MKRTIGLLTLALYSSAQAATLDGVKTYLGGKLARQVVGTQALTKAADAYYALAKRAKFEYRVLAKNPATRAAVQQARAGWSAASPAYEDIEGIVAGVEQLSQFDVILDAGTSGTEGGEDVVPFDLKLPNGITLPKPGNLFGVNEGTLWGTVKAFGSGVSFDMNGNGKMDFGDQLPDANVLKAAAAELHAQTLRLQAAAKAWRPTREDVFGALVGNVPTVGPVFFEDWKSSPFVLGQASTRKDFVVISRMADLRGNVSSWQAMYAGLSADVKGKNAGLDGQITAGLNELASFVGKLVSREQTRRYSPEQAEALQREAQNRATVITGRITQAAALLGVKAQ from the coding sequence ATGAAACGCACGATTGGTCTCCTGACTCTCGCCCTGTACAGTTCTGCACAGGCTGCCACGCTGGACGGCGTGAAAACCTATCTGGGCGGGAAGCTGGCCCGGCAGGTGGTGGGTACGCAGGCGCTGACCAAGGCCGCCGACGCTTATTACGCACTGGCAAAAAGGGCCAAGTTCGAGTACCGCGTCCTCGCCAAGAACCCGGCCACCCGCGCCGCCGTGCAGCAGGCCCGTGCAGGTTGGAGCGCCGCCAGTCCCGCCTACGAGGACATCGAGGGCATCGTGGCGGGCGTGGAGCAACTGAGCCAGTTCGACGTGATTCTGGATGCCGGAACCAGCGGTACGGAAGGCGGAGAGGACGTGGTTCCCTTCGATCTGAAGCTGCCCAACGGCATAACCTTGCCCAAACCCGGCAACCTGTTTGGCGTCAACGAGGGCACGCTCTGGGGCACAGTCAAGGCGTTTGGCAGCGGCGTTTCCTTTGATATGAACGGCAACGGGAAGATGGATTTCGGCGACCAGTTGCCCGACGCGAACGTGCTGAAGGCGGCAGCGGCAGAACTGCACGCGCAAACGCTGCGGCTTCAGGCGGCGGCCAAAGCTTGGCGGCCCACCCGTGAAGACGTGTTCGGTGCCTTGGTCGGCAACGTGCCCACCGTCGGCCCGGTCTTTTTTGAAGACTGGAAATCCAGCCCCTTTGTGCTGGGGCAGGCCAGCACCCGCAAAGATTTTGTGGTGATCTCGCGCATGGCTGACCTGCGGGGCAACGTGAGTTCGTGGCAGGCCATGTACGCGGGCCTGAGCGCCGATGTGAAGGGCAAAAATGCCGGACTGGACGGCCAGATTACGGCGGGTCTGAATGAATTGGCGAGCTTTGTGGGCAAACTGGTGAGCCGCGAGCAGACGCGCCGCTACAGTCCCGAACAGGCCGAAGCCCTCCAGCGCGAAGCCCAGAACCGCGCCACCGTCATTACCGGGCGCATCACGCAGGCGGCGGCGTTGCTGGGCGTCAAGGCGCAGTGA